From a region of the Agromyces ramosus genome:
- a CDS encoding AAA family ATPase gives MTMSPEQATAFAASLDRLVGAVEQVLLGKNRVVRLAFTAFLSEGHLLLDDVPGTGKTSLARAMAQSVSGSSNRVQFTPDLLPGDITGVTVYDQRSSVFEFHPGPVFANIVLADEINRASPKTQSALLEVMEEGQVTVDGQSHLVGHPFMVIATQNPVEQAGTYRLPEAQLDRFLMRSSIGYPDHASTIRILEGADHRAHELRVEVQLSPEEIVDMAALARTVYVDPTIHDYVSRLVDATRTAREVRLGVSVRGALALIRAAKTHAAGRGRHYVVPDDVKALAEPVLAHRLILDPEAEFDGVTASNMIAQVLIETPPPSTRQAV, from the coding sequence ATGACGATGTCCCCCGAGCAGGCGACCGCGTTCGCCGCGAGTCTCGATCGACTCGTCGGCGCGGTCGAGCAGGTGCTGCTCGGCAAGAATCGGGTCGTTCGGCTCGCATTCACCGCCTTCCTCAGCGAGGGTCACCTCCTGCTCGACGACGTCCCGGGCACCGGCAAGACCTCGCTCGCACGCGCCATGGCGCAGTCCGTGTCGGGCTCGAGCAACCGCGTGCAGTTCACCCCCGACCTCCTCCCCGGTGACATCACGGGCGTCACGGTGTACGACCAGCGGTCGAGCGTGTTCGAGTTCCACCCCGGCCCGGTCTTCGCGAACATCGTCCTCGCCGACGAGATCAACCGTGCGAGCCCGAAGACCCAGTCGGCACTGCTCGAGGTCATGGAGGAGGGGCAGGTCACCGTCGACGGGCAATCCCACCTCGTGGGGCATCCGTTCATGGTCATCGCCACGCAGAACCCGGTCGAGCAGGCCGGCACCTATCGACTTCCCGAGGCGCAGCTCGACCGGTTCCTCATGCGCTCCTCGATCGGCTATCCCGACCATGCGTCGACGATCCGGATCCTCGAAGGCGCCGATCACCGGGCCCACGAGCTCCGCGTCGAAGTGCAGCTCTCACCCGAGGAGATCGTCGACATGGCGGCGCTGGCCCGCACCGTGTACGTCGACCCCACGATCCACGACTACGTCTCACGCCTCGTCGACGCGACCCGCACCGCCCGCGAGGTGCGTCTCGGCGTCAGCGTGCGCGGCGCGCTCGCGCTGATCCGCGCGGCGAAGACGCACGCGGCCGGCCGCGGCCGGCACTATGTCGTGCCCGACGACGTGAAGGCGCTCGCCGAGCCCGTGCTCGCGCACCGCCTCATCCTCGACCCCGAGGCCGAGTTCGACGGCGTCACCGCCTCGAACATGATCGCGCAGGTGCTGATCGAGACGCCGCCACCCTCGACCAGGCAGGCGGTGTGA
- a CDS encoding DUF58 domain-containing protein: protein MTLTRTRTSIPEDAKREGLLAVVIGRAVAWAAAGWAVVLEWARAVRGVVTPLGWAFVAAAVVSLTAGYGWGWLELIALGWGLAVLVAAASVWLIGRGAGTIRLVLPAARVVVGEPAEARLIAANPGRRRFAGVQLELPVGMRVVERVLPGLPRGGAFDEQFPIPTERRGIVPVGPARTVRADPIGLMRREIVWSETAELHVHPRTVPITALSTGFIRDLEGSPTRDLTASDIAFHALREYVPGDDRRFIHWKSSAKTGTFMVRQFEETRRSRLMIILDLEPGAYADAAEFELAVSAAASVGARAIRDARTVSFVVSGRLRPGAPTHGGAMRELPTVSRDRLLDALCLVEIDDRSAMLPDVARAAAESLAGVSLAFLVTGTARGVTPLRAAVTRLPMGIEAIAVQCAPEGEPSARTIAGLTVFGIGYLEDLRAMLARSASVA, encoded by the coding sequence GTGACCCTCACCCGGACCCGCACATCGATTCCCGAGGACGCCAAGAGAGAGGGCCTGCTCGCGGTCGTCATCGGGCGTGCCGTCGCGTGGGCGGCCGCCGGTTGGGCTGTGGTCCTCGAATGGGCGCGGGCCGTTCGGGGCGTCGTCACGCCTCTCGGGTGGGCCTTCGTCGCGGCCGCGGTCGTCTCGCTCACCGCGGGCTACGGGTGGGGCTGGCTCGAGCTCATCGCGCTCGGATGGGGTCTCGCGGTGCTCGTGGCCGCGGCATCCGTGTGGCTCATCGGCCGTGGCGCCGGCACAATCCGCCTCGTGCTGCCCGCCGCGCGGGTCGTGGTCGGCGAGCCCGCAGAGGCTCGCCTCATCGCCGCGAACCCGGGTCGCCGCCGGTTCGCCGGGGTCCAGCTCGAGTTGCCGGTGGGCATGCGCGTCGTCGAACGGGTGCTGCCAGGGTTGCCACGCGGCGGCGCCTTCGACGAGCAGTTCCCCATCCCGACCGAGCGGCGCGGAATCGTGCCGGTGGGCCCGGCGCGCACCGTGCGCGCCGACCCGATCGGGCTGATGCGTCGGGAGATCGTCTGGTCCGAGACGGCCGAGCTGCACGTGCATCCGCGTACCGTGCCGATCACCGCACTCAGCACGGGGTTCATCCGCGACCTCGAGGGTTCGCCCACTCGTGACCTCACCGCGAGCGACATCGCCTTCCATGCCCTGCGCGAGTACGTGCCCGGTGACGACCGGCGATTCATCCACTGGAAGAGCTCGGCCAAGACCGGCACCTTCATGGTGCGCCAGTTCGAGGAGACGCGGCGCAGCCGGCTGATGATCATCCTCGACCTCGAGCCGGGTGCGTATGCGGATGCCGCGGAGTTCGAGCTCGCCGTGAGCGCCGCCGCCTCGGTGGGGGCGCGCGCGATCCGCGACGCCCGCACCGTCTCATTCGTCGTGTCCGGCCGCCTCCGCCCCGGCGCGCCCACCCACGGCGGCGCGATGCGCGAGCTGCCGACCGTCTCCCGTGATCGCCTGCTCGACGCCCTCTGCCTCGTCGAGATCGACGACCGGTCGGCGATGCTGCCCGACGTCGCACGCGCGGCGGCCGAGTCGCTCGCCGGCGTGTCGCTCGCGTTCCTCGTCACCGGAACCGCGCGCGGCGTCACCCCGCTTCGTGCTGCCGTGACGAGGTTGCCGATGGGCATCGAGGCGATCGCGGTGCAATGCGCGCCCGAGGGCGAGCCGTCGGCTCGCACGATCGCCGGCCTCACCGTCTTCGGCATCGGGTACCTCGAAGACCTGCGCGCGATGCTCGCGAGATCGGCGTCGGTCGCGTGA
- a CDS encoding transglutaminaseTgpA domain-containing protein, which produces MNTRSAAGARRFWPTAITVVLVVAMLAAAMIPWWPIYESPAFIVAAVVAIIAGTAMGVAGARFRLPAWAVVVTMFGAYLVLGVPAAVPGRAIAGILPTPAGLVELVSAAALSWKQLVTIAVPVGSFQTLLVPPFLLGLIAATAAVTIALRSRYPATAVFPPALLLVAGIGFGVVHDTLSIEAGLAFLVTAVAWLVRVSIANRRAITSGRRVEAALTDARRVLGAAALVAIALVCSTAASLAMPTPHRNVLRAELQPPFEPRAHDSPLAGFRAAFDADVEDVPMFEVRGLPVGSGIRIAVLDSYDGIVYAVGGADGAAASGQFSRVPYRLDQSEAPGESIELDVSVLGYDDIWVPGVGRLEQIEFNGPRSAMLAEEFFYNDATGTAAVQGGLESGDEYRAVAKVPTDPVLLGSLRPGTSVLPPAPELPEQLAKLLDAWAPATDAPGERLAGVINGFHREGYVSHGLDDAAPSRSGHSLDRLDELATERPMVGDGEQYAAAAALMAREIGFPARVVVGYVQPADEEVAGGADDVTGDATSGDGSVVFRSGDRQAWIEVQTSKGEWISIDPNPEPRPIPDREPDQPTIVSRPQSALPPPAERTPVDDLAADPDVPPDEGDGGADAWLQVLFGALSVTGFVLLGLAVLTSPFLAIIVAKLRRRRLRRNAATAAERIEGGWQEFADSAADFGYPIKPAATRAEQAATVGGLAPLVLASVVDRAAFAPDGPDDGDDLRVWDAVDELQERLGAPRTRRGAAARSGLPHLSRRVRCEPEGRAFVTCRICGAELPAGAMFCGECGSSTSATPESRRRPDPRPGDTTAIERPARQSSGVISIPVDGFRAATAIGDPAGRERAAGEAPVDSPEQTPVVASARFVLRFSTGETRTVFGAGLIGRRPMPQPGEVFDHLVQIADQTLSVSKTHLEFGEHDGVLWVSDRFSGNGTIVRRPDDGALRCEPGRRYLVPRGSRVELAEQFFTVD; this is translated from the coding sequence GTGAACACCCGGAGCGCGGCGGGGGCGCGTCGGTTCTGGCCGACGGCCATCACCGTGGTGCTCGTCGTGGCCATGCTCGCCGCCGCGATGATCCCGTGGTGGCCGATCTACGAGAGTCCGGCCTTCATCGTCGCCGCCGTGGTGGCGATCATCGCAGGCACCGCGATGGGGGTGGCCGGCGCTCGGTTCCGACTCCCGGCCTGGGCGGTCGTCGTCACGATGTTCGGTGCATACCTTGTGCTGGGTGTACCTGCGGCGGTGCCCGGACGAGCGATCGCCGGCATCCTGCCGACACCGGCGGGCCTCGTCGAGCTCGTATCGGCCGCAGCGCTCTCGTGGAAGCAGCTCGTGACCATCGCGGTCCCCGTCGGGTCCTTCCAGACGCTGCTCGTGCCACCGTTCCTACTCGGTCTCATCGCTGCGACGGCTGCCGTCACCATCGCGCTCCGGAGCAGGTATCCCGCCACTGCCGTCTTCCCTCCCGCGCTGCTGCTGGTCGCCGGCATCGGCTTCGGAGTGGTGCACGACACGCTCTCGATCGAGGCGGGCCTGGCCTTCCTCGTGACCGCGGTCGCGTGGCTCGTGCGCGTGTCGATCGCCAATCGTCGGGCCATCACGAGCGGCCGTCGCGTCGAGGCGGCGTTGACCGACGCGCGGCGAGTGCTCGGGGCGGCCGCGCTCGTCGCGATCGCGCTCGTCTGCTCGACGGCGGCATCGCTGGCCATGCCGACGCCGCATCGCAATGTCCTCCGCGCCGAGCTGCAGCCGCCGTTCGAACCGCGGGCGCACGACAGCCCGCTCGCCGGCTTCCGCGCCGCCTTCGATGCCGACGTCGAGGACGTGCCGATGTTCGAGGTGCGCGGACTGCCTGTGGGATCAGGTATCCGCATCGCCGTGCTCGACAGCTATGACGGCATCGTGTACGCCGTGGGCGGTGCCGACGGCGCTGCCGCGTCAGGCCAGTTCAGCCGGGTTCCGTATCGGCTCGACCAGTCGGAGGCTCCCGGCGAGTCGATCGAGCTCGACGTCTCGGTGCTCGGGTACGACGATATCTGGGTGCCCGGGGTCGGACGGCTCGAGCAGATCGAGTTCAATGGCCCGCGGTCGGCGATGCTGGCGGAGGAGTTCTTCTACAACGATGCCACTGGCACCGCGGCCGTGCAGGGCGGTCTGGAGTCTGGTGACGAGTATCGCGCTGTGGCGAAGGTGCCGACCGATCCGGTCCTCCTCGGCTCGCTGCGCCCCGGCACGAGCGTCTTGCCGCCGGCCCCCGAGTTGCCGGAGCAGCTCGCGAAGCTGCTCGACGCGTGGGCACCCGCGACGGATGCTCCCGGCGAACGCCTCGCGGGGGTCATCAACGGCTTCCACCGCGAGGGCTACGTCAGCCACGGCCTCGACGACGCCGCGCCGAGCCGGTCGGGGCACTCGCTCGATCGGCTGGACGAACTCGCGACCGAACGCCCGATGGTCGGCGACGGCGAACAGTACGCCGCCGCGGCGGCCCTGATGGCGAGGGAGATCGGGTTCCCGGCTCGCGTGGTCGTGGGGTACGTGCAGCCGGCCGACGAGGAGGTCGCCGGCGGAGCCGATGACGTCACAGGAGATGCGACATCCGGCGATGGTTCCGTGGTGTTCAGGAGCGGCGACCGGCAGGCGTGGATCGAGGTGCAGACCTCCAAGGGCGAGTGGATCTCGATCGATCCCAACCCGGAGCCCCGCCCGATTCCCGACCGGGAACCCGACCAGCCGACGATCGTCTCGAGGCCCCAGTCGGCGTTGCCGCCGCCAGCCGAGCGCACCCCCGTCGACGATCTCGCCGCCGATCCCGACGTGCCGCCCGATGAAGGCGACGGTGGTGCCGATGCCTGGTTGCAGGTGCTGTTCGGGGCGCTCAGCGTCACCGGATTCGTGCTCTTGGGGCTCGCCGTGCTCACGAGTCCGTTCCTGGCGATCATCGTCGCGAAGCTCAGGCGACGCCGGTTACGACGCAACGCGGCGACCGCAGCCGAGCGCATCGAGGGCGGTTGGCAGGAGTTCGCAGATTCCGCAGCCGATTTCGGCTACCCGATCAAGCCGGCGGCGACGCGGGCGGAGCAGGCGGCGACGGTGGGTGGGCTCGCACCGCTCGTGCTCGCATCCGTCGTCGACCGGGCCGCATTCGCGCCCGACGGACCCGACGACGGCGACGATCTTCGCGTCTGGGACGCCGTCGACGAGCTCCAGGAGCGCCTCGGTGCGCCCCGCACCCGACGGGGAGCGGCTGCGCGCAGCGGTCTCCCTCACCTCTCTCGGCGGGTACGCTGTGAGCCGGAAGGGAGAGCGTTCGTGACATGTCGGATCTGCGGGGCGGAACTGCCCGCGGGGGCGATGTTCTGCGGCGAATGCGGCAGCTCCACGAGTGCGACACCCGAGTCCCGCAGGCGCCCCGACCCGCGGCCCGGCGACACGACGGCGATCGAACGCCCCGCGCGGCAGAGCAGCGGCGTGATCAGCATCCCCGTCGACGGATTCCGTGCGGCGACCGCGATCGGCGACCCGGCAGGTCGCGAGCGGGCAGCCGGTGAGGCACCGGTCGACAGCCCGGAGCAGACTCCCGTGGTCGCGTCGGCGCGATTCGTGCTCCGATTCAGCACGGGTGAGACGCGAACGGTCTTCGGGGCCGGACTCATCGGCAGGCGGCCGATGCCGCAACCGGGCGAGGTGTTCGATCATCTCGTGCAGATCGCCGACCAGACGCTGTCGGTGTCCAAGACCCATCTCGAGTTCGGCGAACACGATGGGGTCCTCTGGGTTTCCGACCGGTTCTCGGGCAACGGCACGATCGTGCGGCGTCCCGACGACGGCGCATTGCGGTGCGAGCCGGGGCGTCGGTACCTCGTGCCGCGCGGCAGCCGAGTGGAGCTCGCCGAGCAGTTCTTCACCGTCGACTGA
- a CDS encoding FtsK/SpoIIIE domain-containing protein — protein MHRLEAVPPHPEPPLALPPSPPEPARAGFPLLATLAPVIGALGLWAVTGSMFSLMFAALGPIVAVASVFDARRLSRRQRRRAEHERAVRLDDLHGEIDARHARERAAAWRRSPSARLLVDSAFAPHWRDGTVPAIVLGRGAAPSALRVDGAPVGATDRAVLERAARLDDAPVLADPEGGIGFVGALPIARAAARAVVVQGANHAIPGALTVELPEGAAWRWGARLPHVLSADGGHRVLRVVEALAGAMSSAVASAGEPDDRRNDVACLVAVAPHASSLPPGLRTVVRLDGPAVATVHRPGDAPELAFVPDLLGEAEALQWAAEAARAADRAGLGAAGILPPRVRLGDLEQPTIPSLSRSTLTAAVGAVTGGPLEIDLVRDGPHALVAGTTGSGKSEFLLAWITALALAHRPDRVSFLLVDFKGGAAFEPIRALPHVTGIVTDLDEAEAERAVMSLRAELRHRESVLLREGARDIAELDPTMQLARLVIVVDEFQAMIERFPDLGAVIADIAARGRSLGVHLVLASQRPNGVVREQVVANCAIRVSLRVVQRADSIAVVGTPAAARIRPDSPGRGVVDRGDGCPVPFQSAIADAAAIRAAGSRHSHVPRSRRPWLDPLPRRITAAELAGFADAAGSADLQAIVFGVVDEPELQRRGFVSWSPDSDGHLLVLGMPGSGRSTALTAVADAMAALHGRGSVVMLDGPRSEVWDTMAEMLDGVRHGTSLPRLVVIDDLDTRFRSWPDEYRHAILESLEAILREGRARGLAVAAATSQPHGLSQAMRDAFGDRVLLRHPTRSDLVQAGGAGELWRASELPGAGQWRGRRVQLVTAPTWSATPTRVVPRLELVAGRVHAVASARPRADADTLRSLGHAPVLLAPGGEAAARLALESSAACGEPALVLVGDADAWASNWSVAAAIREDAVVVVHGGAAEYRALVRDRTLPPLLDDGGLRQCWVVHPGEPPGRALWPVGVVHN, from the coding sequence GTGCATCGTCTCGAAGCGGTTCCGCCGCACCCCGAACCGCCGCTCGCGCTGCCGCCTTCCCCGCCCGAGCCCGCACGGGCCGGATTCCCCCTCCTGGCGACCCTCGCACCCGTCATCGGTGCGCTCGGGCTCTGGGCGGTGACCGGCTCGATGTTCTCGCTCATGTTCGCGGCACTCGGCCCGATCGTCGCGGTGGCGTCGGTGTTCGACGCCAGGCGGCTGTCGAGGCGGCAGCGTCGCCGCGCCGAGCACGAGCGCGCCGTGCGGCTCGACGATCTCCATGGCGAGATCGACGCGCGTCACGCGCGCGAGCGCGCCGCGGCCTGGCGACGGTCCCCGTCGGCCAGGCTGCTCGTCGACAGCGCGTTCGCCCCGCACTGGCGCGATGGCACCGTTCCAGCGATCGTGCTCGGTCGCGGGGCGGCGCCCAGTGCGCTCCGTGTCGACGGCGCGCCGGTCGGCGCGACCGACCGCGCCGTCCTCGAGCGCGCCGCGCGGCTCGACGACGCACCGGTGCTCGCCGATCCCGAGGGCGGCATCGGATTCGTCGGTGCCCTCCCGATCGCTCGTGCGGCTGCGCGGGCCGTGGTCGTGCAGGGTGCGAATCACGCGATCCCCGGTGCGCTCACCGTCGAGCTGCCGGAGGGTGCGGCATGGCGCTGGGGGGCGCGATTGCCGCACGTCCTCAGCGCAGACGGCGGGCACCGCGTCCTGCGCGTCGTCGAGGCGCTCGCGGGGGCGATGTCGTCGGCAGTGGCATCCGCCGGCGAACCCGATGATCGACGCAACGATGTCGCATGCCTGGTGGCGGTCGCCCCGCATGCCTCGTCGCTGCCACCCGGTCTGCGCACCGTGGTCCGACTCGACGGGCCCGCCGTGGCCACCGTCCATCGGCCTGGGGATGCACCAGAGCTCGCCTTCGTTCCCGACCTGCTCGGCGAGGCAGAGGCGCTCCAGTGGGCGGCCGAGGCAGCCCGGGCAGCCGATCGCGCAGGGCTCGGCGCCGCGGGCATCCTGCCGCCGCGGGTGCGGCTCGGAGACCTGGAGCAGCCGACCATCCCGTCTCTCTCGCGGTCGACCCTCACGGCGGCCGTCGGGGCCGTGACCGGCGGGCCGCTCGAGATCGATCTCGTCCGCGACGGTCCCCATGCGCTCGTCGCCGGTACGACCGGGAGCGGCAAGAGCGAGTTCCTCCTCGCGTGGATCACGGCGCTCGCACTCGCGCATCGACCCGATCGGGTCTCCTTCCTGCTGGTCGATTTCAAGGGCGGCGCGGCGTTCGAGCCGATCAGGGCCCTTCCGCATGTGACGGGCATCGTCACCGATCTCGACGAGGCCGAGGCCGAGCGCGCCGTCATGAGCCTGCGGGCTGAGCTCCGTCATCGTGAGTCGGTGCTCCTCCGCGAGGGTGCACGTGACATCGCCGAGCTCGATCCCACCATGCAGCTCGCCCGTCTCGTCATCGTCGTCGACGAGTTCCAGGCGATGATCGAGCGCTTTCCCGACCTCGGTGCCGTCATCGCCGACATCGCGGCGCGCGGGCGGTCGCTCGGCGTGCACCTCGTGCTCGCGTCGCAGCGACCGAACGGCGTCGTGCGCGAACAGGTCGTCGCGAACTGCGCCATCCGCGTCTCACTCCGCGTCGTGCAGCGCGCCGACAGCATCGCCGTCGTCGGCACTCCGGCCGCTGCCAGGATCCGTCCGGACTCGCCCGGGCGGGGCGTGGTCGACCGCGGCGACGGATGTCCCGTGCCGTTCCAGTCCGCGATCGCCGACGCGGCCGCGATCCGCGCGGCCGGCTCCCGTCACTCCCATGTGCCCCGATCGCGTCGCCCGTGGCTCGACCCGCTTCCACGCCGGATCACCGCCGCCGAGCTCGCCGGGTTCGCCGACGCGGCCGGGTCGGCCGACCTGCAGGCGATCGTGTTCGGCGTCGTCGACGAGCCAGAGCTCCAGCGTCGCGGCTTCGTCAGCTGGTCGCCCGACTCCGATGGGCACCTCCTCGTGCTCGGCATGCCGGGCAGTGGTCGGAGCACCGCCCTCACGGCGGTGGCCGACGCCATGGCGGCCCTGCACGGCCGAGGGTCGGTCGTCATGCTCGACGGCCCTCGAAGTGAGGTCTGGGACACCATGGCCGAGATGCTCGACGGCGTGCGTCACGGCACGTCGCTGCCGCGCCTCGTCGTCATCGACGACCTCGACACACGCTTCCGATCCTGGCCCGACGAGTACCGGCATGCGATCCTCGAGTCGCTCGAGGCGATCCTGCGTGAGGGGCGAGCACGTGGTCTTGCTGTCGCTGCCGCGACCTCGCAGCCGCACGGGCTCAGTCAGGCGATGCGAGACGCCTTCGGCGATCGGGTGCTGCTGCGGCATCCGACAAGGTCCGATCTCGTGCAGGCCGGGGGAGCGGGCGAGCTGTGGCGCGCGAGCGAGCTTCCCGGCGCAGGCCAGTGGCGAGGGCGTCGCGTTCAGCTCGTCACCGCACCGACCTGGTCCGCGACCCCGACCAGGGTCGTGCCGCGGCTCGAGCTGGTCGCAGGGCGGGTGCATGCCGTCGCGTCGGCGAGGCCACGTGCCGACGCTGACACGTTGCGGTCGCTCGGCCACGCCCCGGTGCTGCTTGCGCCGGGCGGTGAGGCCGCCGCTCGGCTCGCCCTCGAGTCGTCCGCGGCGTGCGGAGAACCCGCTCTCGTGCTGGTCGGCGACGCCGACGCGTGGGCGTCGAACTGGAGTGTCGCGGCCGCGATCCGCGAAGATGCGGTCGTCGTCGTGCACGGCGGTGCGGCCGAGTACCGCGCGCTCGTTCGCGATCGGACACTGCCACCGCTGCTCGACGACGGCGGCCTGCGGCAGTGCTGGGTCGTGCATCCGGGAGAGCCGCCCGGTCGTGCACTCTGGCCCGTCGGGGTCGTCCACAACTGA
- a CDS encoding ABC transporter substrate-binding protein: protein MESPVSRRPLPQDPMIRSLIAQARRAQVNRRTLLAGAGGGAAALALAACSTGGGQSKPTPAADASSTDKTLNWANWAAYIDEDEAGNYPTLEAFEEQTGIAVNYEVAVDDNNTYYGKVKDQLALGQDIGADTVCLTDWMIARWIRFGYAQELDLGNIPNVKNLTPSLQDVDFDPGRKMSLPWQGGFAGICWNKEAVPGGLASVSDLWNAELKGRVGVLSEMRDTMGLLMLENGVDISGKWGDEEYNEAIELLQKQVSDGQVRNIKGNSYLEDLKSEDTLAAICWSGDITVINAEAGDKWEFAIPTAGGTLWNDNFLVPIGSPRKANAEALMNYYYEPEVAAEVAAWVNFITPVVGAQEAAAAIDPELAENQLIFPNEQTLSNAFVFRSLDGAEEQKYQAEFQKILLGS from the coding sequence ATGGAGTCCCCCGTGAGCCGACGGCCACTTCCGCAGGACCCGATGATCCGATCCCTCATCGCGCAGGCACGCCGGGCGCAGGTGAACCGACGAACCCTGCTCGCGGGCGCGGGCGGCGGCGCGGCGGCACTCGCCCTCGCCGCGTGCTCGACCGGAGGCGGTCAGTCGAAGCCGACCCCCGCCGCCGACGCATCCTCGACCGACAAGACGCTGAACTGGGCGAATTGGGCCGCGTACATCGACGAAGACGAGGCGGGCAACTACCCGACGCTCGAGGCGTTCGAGGAGCAGACCGGCATCGCGGTCAACTACGAGGTCGCCGTCGACGACAACAACACGTACTACGGCAAGGTGAAGGACCAGCTCGCCCTCGGGCAGGACATCGGTGCTGACACCGTGTGCCTCACCGACTGGATGATCGCGCGCTGGATCCGCTTCGGGTACGCGCAGGAGCTCGACCTCGGCAACATCCCGAACGTCAAGAACCTCACTCCTTCCCTGCAAGACGTCGACTTCGACCCGGGCCGCAAGATGTCGCTGCCCTGGCAGGGCGGCTTCGCCGGCATCTGCTGGAACAAGGAAGCGGTGCCCGGCGGCCTCGCCTCGGTCTCCGACCTCTGGAACGCCGAGCTCAAGGGCCGTGTGGGCGTGCTCTCCGAGATGCGCGACACGATGGGTCTCCTCATGCTCGAGAACGGCGTCGACATCTCCGGCAAGTGGGGCGACGAGGAGTACAACGAAGCGATCGAGCTGCTCCAGAAGCAGGTCTCCGACGGCCAGGTTCGCAACATCAAGGGAAACTCCTACCTCGAAGACCTGAAGAGCGAAGACACGCTGGCAGCGATCTGCTGGTCGGGCGACATCACGGTCATCAACGCCGAGGCGGGCGACAAGTGGGAGTTCGCGATCCCGACCGCTGGCGGCACACTGTGGAACGACAACTTCCTCGTACCGATCGGCTCGCCACGCAAGGCCAACGCCGAGGCGCTCATGAACTACTACTACGAGCCTGAGGTCGCCGCCGAGGTGGCAGCGTGGGTCAACTTCATCACTCCGGTCGTCGGCGCGCAGGAGGCGGCCGCGGCGATCGATCCCGAGCTCGCCGAGAACCAGCTGATCTTCCCCAACGAGCAGACGCTCTCTAACGCGTTCGTCTTCCGCTCCCTCGACGGTGCCGAAGAGCAGAAGTACCAGGCGGAGTTCCAGAAGATCCTGCTGGGGTCGTGA
- a CDS encoding ABC transporter ATP-binding protein: MAVREFAERGADLELVGIHKRFPGFTAIEELDLTIPAGSFFALLGPSGCGKTTTLRLVAGLEEPTQGRILIGGTDVTSTKAHERPVNTVFQSYALFPHMSIIDNVSFGLKRRRITDAEGRAHEALRLVELDHLAQRRPAQLSGGQQQRVALARAIVNRPALLLLDEPLGALDLKLRRQMQLELKTIQEEVGLTFLHVTHDQEEAMTMADTVAVMNKGAIEQMGAPAELYELPRTAFVANFLGQSNLFTGEVVGTTDTAITVDAAGMRLIVPTRRAQRHTGQVTIGVRPEKVALHREAPVESSERNMLGPGRVIDVSFSGVSTQYIVAVPGIGTMTVFAQNIGSGPVASDGDEVWVSWDVAHGFGLDDAPSEAVRFPADDSTTSIAAQRREALVAELEEH; this comes from the coding sequence ATGGCGGTTCGCGAGTTCGCCGAGCGCGGCGCCGATCTCGAGTTGGTCGGCATCCACAAGCGGTTCCCAGGTTTCACGGCGATCGAGGAGCTCGACCTCACGATCCCCGCCGGCTCCTTCTTCGCGCTCCTCGGGCCGTCTGGCTGCGGCAAGACGACGACGCTCCGGCTCGTCGCGGGGCTCGAGGAGCCGACGCAGGGTCGCATCCTCATCGGCGGTACCGACGTCACCTCGACGAAGGCGCATGAGCGCCCGGTGAACACCGTCTTCCAGAGTTACGCGCTCTTCCCGCACATGTCGATCATCGACAACGTGTCGTTCGGGCTGAAACGACGCAGGATCACCGACGCCGAGGGGCGTGCCCACGAGGCGCTCCGGCTCGTCGAACTCGATCACCTCGCCCAGCGTCGGCCCGCGCAGCTCTCCGGCGGACAGCAGCAGCGCGTCGCCCTCGCCCGCGCGATCGTGAACCGGCCAGCGCTGCTGCTGCTCGATGAGCCGCTCGGCGCGCTCGACCTGAAGCTGCGTCGCCAGATGCAGCTCGAGCTCAAGACCATCCAGGAGGAGGTCGGGCTGACGTTCCTGCACGTCACGCACGACCAGGAGGAGGCCATGACGATGGCCGACACCGTGGCGGTCATGAACAAGGGTGCGATCGAGCAGATGGGCGCGCCCGCCGAGCTCTACGAGTTGCCGCGCACCGCGTTCGTGGCGAACTTCCTCGGGCAATCCAACCTGTTCACGGGCGAGGTGGTCGGCACCACCGATACCGCGATCACCGTCGACGCGGCCGGCATGCGTCTCATCGTGCCCACTCGACGCGCACAGCGCCACACGGGTCAGGTGACGATCGGCGTCCGCCCCGAGAAGGTGGCCCTCCACCGGGAGGCTCCGGTCGAATCGAGCGAACGGAACATGCTCGGGCCTGGTCGCGTGATCGACGTCTCCTTCTCCGGCGTGAGCACCCAGTACATCGTGGCGGTGCCGGGGATCGGCACCATGACCGTCTTCGCCCAGAACATCGGCTCGGGGCCGGTGGCGTCCGATGGTGATGAGGTCTGGGTGAGCTGGGATGTCGCGCACGGTTTCGGGCTCGACGACGCCCCGTCGGAGGCCGTCCGCTTCCCGGCCGACGATTCGACGACCTCCATCGCCGCGCAGCGGCGGGAGGCTCTCGTCGCGGAGCTCGAGGAGCACTGA